A region from the bacterium genome encodes:
- a CDS encoding T9SS type A sorting domain-containing protein, giving the protein MDLRAGRESSRGMGGGGKLEIRNEKLERGTTCGGGAADGERRVVLLTIPVANAILTTGLGKLAGQRTSEALSMTRILSVFNFLKRVGFALLLLLGGAGQTLAQPDTIWTRQIGAAASDEQLFGIVGDASAGALLVGSIRDSSFGTIDGLICRISTQGDINWTRRFGGGENEEFRACDMGNSGAIVAVGYSDSYGSGGRRSYVVSIENNGDSLWSWIDETTETSELNDVGFLNDILVCGNRTDGFGRSFFAAKLTSLGDTLWAKNYSRYENGAIDAALVLEPLTSGGYLLAGYRSDLPTFPNRRQDDIYIIRTNEIGDTVWTKWFETPDADERAYSVVELDQNNIMIFGTVQNMDDNDHLIEVSLDADGNVNFSRQISLFEYDHSLTDCFMGNELEYMITGSCYDLAADSAYPYIASRNYDGSLNWIATYDVHQPYGETASCLSSSGSLYLGGNVLRIPELTSDAHVLFTDQVLSFADSRNHNSETLRDIQCYPNPSNGSMNLRLNGYTHGNLTIRVYDVTGRLVLQEDNFTIGSSLIDVSHLSTGKYFLQTQVTVGASASTAFLIIR; this is encoded by the coding sequence TTGGACTTACGAGCCGGGAGGGAAAGTTCGAGAGGCATGGGGGGAGGCGGGAAATTGGAAATTAGAAATGAGAAATTAGAAAGGGGGACGACGTGCGGGGGCGGGGCTGCTGACGGGGAAAGAAGAGTTGTTCTCTTGACAATCCCCGTGGCAAACGCTATCTTGACAACAGGTCTTGGGAAACTAGCCGGACAACGAACCTCGGAGGCCTTGAGTATGACGCGAATTCTATCTGTATTCAATTTCTTGAAGCGGGTAGGGTTCGCGCTTTTATTGTTGTTAGGGGGGGCGGGCCAGACACTTGCACAGCCCGATACGATTTGGACTCGACAAATAGGAGCGGCGGCTTCAGATGAACAACTCTTCGGTATAGTTGGAGACGCCTCAGCTGGTGCCCTACTTGTTGGGAGCATTCGCGATTCTTCGTTTGGGACTATTGATGGACTTATATGCAGAATTAGCACCCAAGGTGATATTAATTGGACTCGTAGATTTGGTGGTGGGGAAAACGAAGAATTTCGAGCATGTGATATGGGAAATAGCGGGGCAATTGTTGCAGTGGGATACTCAGATTCATATGGATCCGGTGGTCGCCGATCATATGTTGTATCAATCGAAAACAACGGAGACTCGCTTTGGTCCTGGATAGATGAAACAACTGAGACATCTGAACTCAACGATGTTGGCTTCTTGAACGATATTCTGGTTTGTGGAAACAGGACTGATGGATTTGGAAGATCCTTCTTTGCCGCCAAACTCACCTCTTTGGGCGATACTCTGTGGGCAAAGAACTACTCACGCTATGAAAATGGAGCAATTGATGCTGCTCTTGTGCTCGAACCCCTCACCTCTGGGGGCTATTTGCTTGCGGGTTATAGGAGTGACTTGCCTACATTTCCGAACAGACGGCAAGACGATATTTACATAATTAGAACTAACGAAATAGGCGATACTGTGTGGACCAAGTGGTTTGAAACGCCTGATGCTGACGAAAGAGCTTATTCTGTTGTGGAACTTGATCAAAACAACATTATGATCTTCGGCACAGTACAAAATATGGATGACAATGACCACTTGATTGAAGTATCACTCGACGCTGACGGTAATGTGAACTTCTCTAGGCAGATATCATTGTTCGAGTATGACCACTCTTTAACAGACTGTTTCATGGGGAACGAATTGGAGTACATGATCACAGGAAGCTGCTATGATCTCGCTGCAGACTCCGCGTATCCATATATTGCCAGCCGCAACTATGATGGTAGCTTGAACTGGATTGCAACTTATGACGTACACCAGCCATATGGTGAAACCGCAAGCTGCCTCTCAAGTTCTGGTAGCCTATATCTTGGGGGGAACGTATTGAGAATCCCTGAACTTACTTCAGATGCCCACGTGCTCTTCACAGATCAAGTTCTCAGCTTTGCAGATTCCAGGAATCACAATAGTGAAACGCTTCGTGATATTCAATGTTATCCTAACCCGTCAAATGGATCGATGAACCTCAGGCTCAATGGATATACGCACGGGAATCTGACCATTCGTGTCTATGACGTTACAGGCAGACTGGTGCTGCAAGAAGACAACTTCACCATAGGTTCATCTCTTATTGATGTTAGTCATCTATCAACAGGCAAGTATTTTCTTCAAACGCAAGTCACCGTAGGAGCAAGCGCATCTACAGCTTTCTTAATCATAAGGTAG